The following proteins are encoded in a genomic region of Candidatus Obscuribacterales bacterium:
- a CDS encoding 4'-phosphopantetheinyl transferase superfamily protein gives MTYDVASLLNLSPEMLPGLQPNHALVWWIDRRQLPLPSEVAQNLLSAEEQQRGDRFKFPVDRDRYRTSRAILRLLLSHYLSCPPDQIPFQYSSTGKPGLPSPYDQMGLQFNLSHAGTISLYGLTVGNRIGVDLEPQRTIPHLDDIVKTQFSPQIAAQFCQVSPQNAPVYFFRLWTVTEAYLKATGQGLAGLAAVNLWENAIAPFESLTPVPGLPQPWSTLLFEMPESTVGAIAIEGKAIKVAIYSNCHSLSDNDSRATI, from the coding sequence ATGACCTATGATGTTGCCTCGCTGTTGAACCTGTCGCCGGAGATGCTGCCTGGGTTACAGCCCAACCATGCCCTAGTTTGGTGGATCGATCGCCGCCAATTGCCTCTCCCTTCCGAGGTTGCCCAGAACCTCCTCAGTGCCGAGGAGCAGCAGCGGGGCGATCGCTTCAAGTTTCCCGTTGATCGCGATCGCTACCGCACCAGTCGCGCTATCCTGCGGCTGCTGTTGTCCCACTATTTGTCATGTCCACCTGATCAAATTCCATTTCAATACAGCTCCACTGGCAAGCCTGGTTTGCCGTCTCCCTATGATCAGATGGGCCTGCAATTCAATCTCTCCCACGCTGGCACCATAAGTCTCTATGGGTTGACAGTAGGCAACCGAATTGGGGTTGATCTCGAACCCCAGCGCACCATTCCCCATCTTGATGACATCGTCAAAACCCAATTTTCACCACAAATTGCCGCCCAGTTTTGCCAAGTTTCGCCCCAAAACGCCCCAGTCTACTTTTTTCGACTGTGGACAGTCACCGAAGCCTATTTGAAAGCGACGGGGCAAGGGTTAGCAGGTCTAGCAGCGGTGAACCTTTGGGAGAATGCGATCGCTCCCTTCGAGTCTCTAACACCGGTGCCTGGATTACCCCAACCTTGGTCTACGCTGCTGTTTGAGATGCCAGAGTCTACGGTGGGGGCGATCGCTATAGAGGGCAAGGCGATCAAGGTTGCCATCTATAGCAACTGCCACTCTCTCTCAGACAACGATTCTAGGGCAACAATATGA
- a CDS encoding pre-16S rRNA-processing nuclease YqgF, translated as MGSAPSPITPQQPVILGFDPGRQKCGIAVMALDRRLLFQQVVSAEQAIATINTLQQQFPISLMVMGNQTSAKQWKQKVVDELPTSLRVVMVDERYSTLQARDRYWDMYPPKGIRRLLPQKLRSIPRPIDDIVAILLIERYFDRLTDPPS; from the coding sequence ATGGGTTCTGCACCTTCACCTATAACACCTCAGCAGCCCGTTATTCTGGGCTTTGATCCGGGGCGACAAAAATGTGGCATTGCGGTCATGGCGCTAGACCGTCGGCTGCTGTTTCAACAGGTCGTGAGTGCGGAACAAGCGATCGCCACTATCAACACCCTACAACAGCAGTTTCCCATTTCTTTGATGGTGATGGGCAATCAAACCTCTGCTAAGCAATGGAAACAGAAAGTGGTGGACGAACTGCCTACGTCTTTGCGTGTGGTGATGGTCGATGAGCGCTACAGTACTCTCCAGGCCCGCGATCGCTACTGGGATATGTATCCACCTAAGGGCATCCGTCGATTACTACCCCAAAAGCTGCGATCTATTCCCCGCCCCATTGATGATATTGTCGCTATTTTACTCATCGAGCGCTATTTCGATCGCCTCACCGATCCACCCTCGTAA